In the genome of Neofelis nebulosa isolate mNeoNeb1 chromosome 8, mNeoNeb1.pri, whole genome shotgun sequence, one region contains:
- the LOC131519456 gene encoding gametocyte-specific factor 1-like — translation MEPEVLEICPYDPNHRMPASRLQYHLASCRKKNLKIAKKMANCKYNACHVVPVKRLKEHEANCVNRTAVDDEPFNLSKVISPSSEPNEKLSNTANQILDPDVWNIDNTYHSPLFVLKTFAPKMLVCESDSGDIKKETMDEKHPNNYKSWRKGQKN, via the exons ATGGAGCCAGAAGTCCTAGAAATATGTCCTTATGACCCAAACCACAGGATGCCAGCCAGCAGGTTACAGTACCACCTGGCATCATGTAGAAAG aaaaatctgAAGATAGCTAAAAAGATGGCTAATTGCAAATATAATGCTTGCCATGTGGTCCCAGTCAAAAGGCTCAAGGAACATGAGGCTAACTGTGTCAATAGAACTGCTGTAGATGATG AGCCATTTAATCTTTCAAAGGTTATTTCTCCGAGTTCGGAGCCAAATGAAAAACTTTCTAATACTGCCAATCAGATTCTAGACCCTGATGTCTGGAACATAG aTAACACATATCATTCTCCCTTATTTGTTCTTAAGACATTTGCTCCAAAAATGCTGGTTTGTGAAAG TGACTCAGGAGACATAAAAAAAGAGACTATGGATGAAAAACATCCTAACAACTATAAGTCCTGGAGAAAAG GTCAGAAAAACTGA